One Penicillium oxalicum strain HP7-1 chromosome III, whole genome shotgun sequence genomic region harbors:
- a CDS encoding Calcineurin subunit B: MDQPAQPNTAAMHSVQRRRGSVGTTQLFDNIVSTSNFDREEVDRLRKRFMKLDKDASGTIDREEFLSLPQISSNPLATRMIAIFDEDGGGDVDFQEFVTGLSAFSSKGNKEEKLRFAFRVYDIDRDGYISNGELFIVLKMMVGNNLKDVQLQQIVDKTIMEADKDGDGKISFEEFTQMVESTDVNLSMTLNSI, encoded by the exons ATGGACCAACCCGCGCAACCGAACACGGCGGCTATGCACAGCGTGCAGCGCCGCCGAGGCTCTGTCGGCACCACCCAGCTGTTCGACAACATTGTTTCCACGTCCAACT TCGATCGTGAGGAAGTGGATCGCTTGCGCAAGCGTTTCATGAAGCTTGACAAG GATGCGTCAGGCACAATTGACCGCGAGGAGTTCCTGTCGCTCCCCCAGATCTCATCAAACCCCCTGGCCACTAG AATGATTGCCATTTTCGACGAGGACGGTGGCGGTGACGTTGATTTCCAGGAATTCGTGACTGGTCTCTCGGCTTTCAGCTCGAAGGGTAAcaaggaggagaagctgcgCTTCGCATTCCGGGTCTACGACATCGATCGCGACGGATACATTTCCAACGGCGagctcttcatcgtcctGAAGATGATGGTTGGCAACAATTTGAAGGATGTCCAGCTACAACAGATTGTGGATAAAACTATCATGGAAGCCGACAAGGATGGTGATGGCAAGATCAGCTTTGAGGAATTCACTCAGATGGTAGAGAGCACGGACGTCAACCTGAGCATGACCCTGA ACTCAATATAA
- a CDS encoding tRNA N6-adenosine threonylcarbamoyltransferase, with product MIAIGMEGSANKLGVGIMLHPEDGSPPRVLANIRHTYVSPPGEGFLPKDTARHHRAWVVKLVKKSLKEARVSVADVDCICFTKGPGMGAPLQSVVVAARMLSLLWNKPLVGVNHCVGHIEMGRLITGATNPVVLYVSGGNTQVIAYSSQRYRIFGETLDIAVGNCLDRFARTLHISNDPAPGYNIEQLAKQGKQLVDLPYVVKGMDVSFSGLLAAIDGLAAQWGLGGEDAANEDLRKQDSQSGDAPIPQTDGKPTRADLCFSLQETVFSMLVEITERAMAHVGSKQVLIVGGVGSNERLQEMMGIMARDRGGSVYATDERFCIDNGIMIAQAGMLAYQTGFQTPLKESTCTQRFRTDEVFVKWRED from the exons ATGATTGCCATCGGTATGGAGGGCTCTGCCAACAAGCTTGGCGTGGGCATCATGCTGCATCCCGAGGATGGCAGCCCGCCGCGAGTCCTCGCCAACATTCGCCATACGTACGTGTCCCCACCAGGCGAGGGTTTCTTACCCAAAGATACGGCGCGTCATCATCGTGCATGGGTGGTCAAGCTGGTGAAAAAGTCATTGAAGGAAGCTCGAGTATCGGTAGCCGATGTGGATTGCATTTGCTTCACCAAGGGTCCCGGAATGGGTGCCCCGCTTCAAAGCGTCGTGGTGGCTGCGCGGATGCTCAGTTTACTTTGGAACAAGCCTTTGGTTGGAGTCAACCATTGCGTTGGGC ATATCGAAATGGGCCGCCTCATTACCGGTGCCACCAACCCTGTCGTGTTGTACGTCTCGGGCGGTAATACGCAGGTTATCGCCTATAGCTCTCAGAGGTATCGGATCTTCGGTGAAACCCTCGATATCGCAGTTGGCAATTGTCTAGATCGATTTGCGCGCACTCTCCATATTTCCAATGACCCCGCCCCCGGATACAACATCGAGCAATTGGCCAAGCAAGGCAAGCAGCTGGTGGATCTTCCATACGTGGTCAAGGGTATGGACGTATCATTCTCGGGGCTCCTCGCTGCGATTGATGGTCTCGCGGCCCAATGGGGTTTGGGCGGCGAGGACGCTGCGAATGAGGACTTGAGAAAGCAAGATTCTCAAAGTGGCGATGCACCGATTCCGCAGACCGATGGCAAACCGACTCGGGCCGACTTATGTTTCTCTCTCCAGGAGACGGTCTTCTCGATGCTTGTGGAAATCACCGAGCGCGCAATGGCGCATGTTGGTTCCAAGCAAGTTTTGATCGTGGGTGGCGTGGGCTCAAATGAACGGTTGCAGGAAATGATGGGAATCATGGCGCGTGACCGAGGCGGTAGTGTCTATGCGACCGACGAGCGATTTTGCATTGACAACGGTATCATGATTGCTCAGGCTGGTATGCTGGCATATCAGACAGGGTTTCAGACACCTTTGAAGGAATCTACCTGCACTCAAAGATTTCGAACAGATGAAGTGTTTGTCAAATGGCGGGAAGACTGA
- a CDS encoding Endochitinase 2, with product MRFLAISAAIVGALTTTVTAFPHKIRASNPNGQNVVYWGQDQNVKPLSNYCTSSAGIDIIVLSFLYQFGNGQTIPSGTIGNQCYISSNGVPQNCETLASDIEICKSNGIKVILSLGGASGAYSLSSQAEAEAIGQNLWKAYGDTAGDSSVPRPFGNTFVNGWDMDVETWVGNQYYQYLLASLRSNFASDPSNTYYITGAPQCPIPEPNMQVIITNAKFDYLWVQFYNNPECSITGKINFDDWVSNVANTPSAGAKIFLGVPASPLASTGTTSGSRYYIDPSSLATLVNQYKSSPSFGGVMMWSAGYSDSNVNNGCTYAQEAKSILTKGTIC from the coding sequence ATGAGGTTCTTGGCCATCTCTGCCGCTATTGTCGGTGCGCTGACCACCACTGTGACTGCGTTTCCACACAAAATCCGGGCTAGCAATCCCAACGGACAGAATGTTGTGTACTGGGGTCAAGACCAGAACGTCAAGCCTCTTTCAAACTATTGCACATCGTCTGCTGGAATTGATATCATTGTTTTATCTTTTCTGTATCAATTCGGCAATGGACAAACTATCCCGTCTGGAACTATCGGCAACCAATGCTACATCTCGTCAAACGGTGTCCCGCAAAACTGCGAAACCTTAGCCTCTGATATTGAGATCTGCAAATCGAACGGAATCAAAGTGATTTTATCTCTCGGCGGTGCATCGGGGGCGTattctctttcctctcaaGCCGAAGCCGAAGCTATTGGCCAGAACCTTTGGAAGGCATACGGTGATACCGCTGGAGATTCGAGCGTTCCTCGACCCTTTGGCAACACCTTTGTCAACGGCTGGGACATGGACGTTGAGACCTGGGTGGGAAACCAGTACTACCAGTATCTTCTGGCGTCTCTGCGGTCGAACTTTGCATCCGATCCTTCGAACACCTACTATATCACTGGAGCACCTCAATGTCCCATTCCGGAGCCCAATATGCAAGTCATTATCACCAACGCAAAATTCGATTACCTTTGGGTCCAGTTCTACAATAACCCCGAATGTTCCATCACTGGGAAGATCAACTTTGATGACTGGGTCTCGAATGTGGCCAATACCCCTTCGGCGGGTGCAAAGATATTCCTGGGCGTACCTGCATCCCCCTTGGCTTCAACGGGCACTACCAGTGGCTCACGGTACTATATTGATCCCAGCTCTCTCGCAACTCTGGTAAACCAGTACAAGAGCAGCCCTTCATTCGGTGGTGTCATGATGTGGTCCGCGGGATACTCAGACTCAAACGTCAACAATGGGTGCACCTACGCTCAAGAGGCAAAGAGTATTCTTACCAAGGGCACAATTTGCTAG
- a CDS encoding Enhancer of polycomb-like protein 1 has protein sequence MTRYGGLGRTRPKKLTSKASIPIVREQDIDIVDDEIQSALQQIETGVEKAEESEFHLQAAINAAAQGKDKEAHIPTREVILSDIQYVKLYPPIFSQPATYIRFSSTVEDCCGCPYNMNDEDDAWLKSYNSKRDASSQCSEDDFEATMNFFEETAQAKQPFAAVDSPPVLSFADMADSMDAAVEQCVKRFAKDVFEHWKARRIATENRSLEPSLKFETGQETDDSDPFVCFRRREVRQIRKTRGRDAQSAEKLRRLRKELEDARQLVALVRQREVARREMLTMERTLFMQRNEVKEMKRKLNIKDDDEDLINQKPKKKAAEAPPRQAPPPQLRMPSKSGVQGAEDLQLLEDVQAEKENEILRDIKANIAKHIKWNEGFVDQTRAPLSPSPDRTFDSASFRPALTAQLPTPPSSESSGDVVDSSLEVTSPLFSKEKLASRALELHDEPNRMPSFRRRVGRGGRLFIDRRNLVARCRIDLDPLKADRYKYDQEDSDEEPCYTTDAYSIQIMQHRAITMAKAREQAAVAAQAHAQAQAQAAQQRRLQAEQAGNAQASNPTPVAPPAPSET, from the exons ATGACTCGGTACGGGGGCTTGGGCCGGACGCGCCCAAAGAAACTCACCTCCAAAGCGTCCATCCCGATCGTCCGAGAACAGGATATCGATATCGTAGATGATGAGATTCAATCTGCTCTACAACAGATCGAGACCGGCGTCGAAAAAGCCGAGGAGTCG GAGTTTCACTTGCAAGCGGCCATCAATGCTGCCGCGCAAGGTAAAGATAAAGAGGCGCATATTCCCACCCGAGAAGTCATTCTCAGCGACATTCAATATGTCAAACTGTACCCCCCAATCTTCTCGCAACCTGCGACCTACATCCGCTTCTCCTCCACGGTCGAGGATTGTTGCGGATGTCCGTACAACATgaatgatgaggatgacgcCTGGCTGAAGAGTTACAATTCCAAGCGCGATGCCTCCAGTCAGTGCTCGGAGGATGATTTTGAAGCCACAATGAACTTCTTCGAGGAAACCGCACAGGCAAAGCAACCCTTTGCCGCGGTAGATAGTCCCCCCGTGCTCTCCTTTGCCGATATGGCGGACTCAATGGATGCAGCTGTAGAACAGTGTGTAAAACGCTTCGCCAAGGACGTCTTCGAGCATTGGAAGGCTCGTCGCATAGCCACGGAAAACCGGTCTCTGGAGCCATCATTGAAG TTTGAAACCGGCCAAGAAACAGATGACAGTGATCCATTCGTCTGTTTCCGTCGTCGTGAGGTGCGCCAGATTCGCAAGACTCGCGGACGTGATGCGCAGAGTGCCGAGAAGCTCCGTCGGCTTCGTAAGGAGTTGGAAGATGCCCGTCAGTTGGTCGCGCTCGTGCGTCAACGTGAGGTCGCCCGTAGAGAGATGCTCACAATGGAGCGCACCCTCTTTATGCAGCGAAATGAGGTCAAGGAGATGAAGCGTAAACTCAACAtcaaggacgatgatgaggatctcatcaatcaaaaG cccaagaagaaggcagCCGAAGCGCCTCCTCGACAAGCACCTCCTCCCCAACTGCGCATGCCTTCCAAGTCAGGCGTGCAAGGCGCGGAAGATTTGCAGCTGTTGGAAGACGTACAGGCGGAAAAGGAGAACGAGATCCTGCGCGATATCAAGGCCAACATCGCCAAGCATATCAAATGGAACGAGGGCTTTGTGGATCAGACCCGGGCGCCTCTTTCCCCATCTCCCGACAGAACCTTCGACTCAGCATCATTCCGTCCGGCGCTCACCGCGCAGTTGCCCACGCCACCATCATCCGAGTCTTCGGGCGATGTGGTAGACTCCTCCCTAGAGGTCACTAGCCCGCTTTTCTCCAAAGAAAAGCTTGCTTCGCGGGCCCTGGAATTGCACGATGAGCCGAATCGAATGCCGTCATTCAGACGCCGCGTCGGCCGTGGCGGTCGGCTCTTCATTGATCGTCGAAATCTCGTCGCACGCTGTAGAATCGATCTAGACCCATTGAAGGCAGATCGGTACAAGTACGATCAGGAAGACTCCGATGAGGAGCCTTGCTATACCACGGATGCGTACAGCATTCAGATCATGCAACATCGTGCCATCACTATGGCCAAAGCGCGTGAACAAGCCGCAGTGGCAGCCCAAGCTCATGCGCAGGCGCAAGCACAGGCAGCCCAGCAGCGCCGATTGCAGGCCGAGCAAGCCGGGAATGCGCAAGCATCGAATCCCACTCCAGTCGCGCCACCTGCACCGTCCGAGACGTGA